In the Streptomyces sp. WMMC940 genome, ATCTCCGTCGCGCGCCCCCTCGCGGACCCCAACTCATCGGTGTACGTGCCGTTCTGCACGCTCACGCCGATCTCGCCCGGTGCCGCTGCGGGGTCCTTCGTAGCGGCCGGCGCCTTGCGCTTGGACCCCTTCCCGTCGAGCGGGATGTCCTCGCGCACCATGCGGAACACCTGCTCCGCGTCCGGCTGCAGCGGTTCGACCTTGCCGGCGAAATAGGACCGCTGGGTGTAGAAGTTCGGCATCGTCGTCATGGTGATGCGCTCGGTCGGGACCTGCTGGAACTCCTCGGCGAGGTCGTACAGCTTCGCCACCGTGTCCAGCCCCGCGTCGACCGTGAGCGCGGACGTGGCCGCCTCGGCCAGGTTCCGCAGCTTGGCGGGGTCGGTGAGCTTGGTGCTCTTGCGCAGCTCGCGGACCATCGAGTTCATGTACATGTGCTGGGCTTCCGTACGGGCCAGGTCGGTACCGTCCTTGAAGCCGTAGCGGGTACGCAGCCACTGCAGCGCCTGCTCGCCCTTGACGGAGGTCGTGCCCGCCTTGAGTTTGAGACCGGAGCCCTGCCCCGCGCTGTTGCGGGAGTGGACGTTGTCCGTGACGCAGACGGGTACGCCGCCGATCGCGTCGGCCATGGCGACGACCCCGGCGAAGTCGACCTGCATGAAGTGGTCGATGGTGATGCCGGTCAGCTTGTACCAGGTGGCCACCGTGCAGCCGGGCCCGCCGCGCTGGAGGGACTCGTTGGTGAGGGTCCAGCCGGTCGCCTCGAAGACCTTGCCGTCGCGGTCCGTGCACTCCGGGATCTTCAGCACGGTGTCGCGCGGCATGCTGATCACCGACATGTTGCTGCGGTCGGCGGACAGGTGGACGAGCATCTGCACGTCCGCCAGCGGGGGTCCGTCGAAGGTGTCCCGGGCGCCGCCGAGGGCCTTGTTCGCCTCCGAGTCGCGCGCGTCCGAGCCGATCAGCAGGATGTTCAGCGGTGTCTGGCCGGCGGCGTTCGCCTTGTGGTCGGCCATCCCGTTCTTGCCGAGGTTCAGGTGGTCCGTCTTGATGTTGGCGTTCAGATGCTCGTAGTAGAGGTATCCGGCTCCCGCCGTCCCGAGTATCAGCAGCGACAGCACGGAGGCGACCCAGCGGAGGGTCCGGCGTCTGCCCCGTCTTCCCGGGCCGCGCGGGTTGCCGCGCGGCCGGACCCGTCCGCCGCCGCTGCCGTCCGCCGCCGCTGCCGGTGAGGATCCTTCCCCGCCGTCGTCCGGGCCGGCGGAGCCGCCGCGCTCCCCCGCGCCGCTGCCGCCGGACCGGCCCGGTTCTCCGGCGTGCCGGACACGCTCCCGCGTGTCCTCCCCTTGCACGCTGCTCCGTCCCACCCCTGGACCCCCCTGTGTCGTCAGGCGCGCCGCGTGACCCGGTGATCCGGGATCACTGGGCGCACACCTGCTTGTCTGCTTCGACCTTGTCCACCGGCGGCTTCGCCGGTGCGGTGATGGGCACCCCCGCGCCCTTGAAATCGGCACCGAGCGTGAGGACCATCGCCTCCGTGCCCTCGGCGTCCTCCGTGCCGGGCTTGAGCGCCGTGGCCGGCAGACCCATGAGGTCCGCGAGCTTGCGGGCCTGGTCTGCCTGGTTCGGCGCGTACTCCAGTGTCGTCTTGGCCGTCTTCTCCGGGGCGTTGCTCTTGTTGGTGGACTTGAGCACGCCCTTCTCGACCTGGAGCCAGTTGAGCGTCCTCTGCGCCGCACCCGGGGTGTCGCTGCCGTTGTAGACGTCGACCCTGACCTGGGAGGCGTCGGCCCGCGGGCCCTTGAGCAGGGCGGCCTGCTTGCTCTTGGCCGCCGACTCCTTCCTCTTGACCTCGGTGAAGGAGATGTCGTTCTGGAGCATGCTGAACACCTGCGGCGCCTTGACCTCGTCGAGGAGGACGGTGGCGCCGTCGGTGTTGTCGACCACCGGCACGGTCGCGAAGCTGATGTGCTTGACGTCAATCTTGCCGAGCTCCTGGGCCATGGCCGTCAGTTTGGGGATGTCCCCGATCGCGCTGTCGACGGTGAGGGCCTGGGTCGCGGCCTCAGCGACCGCGAACATCTTCTTCGGGTTGCCGAGCGTGTCCTCCTTCATCTGCCGGATCATCGACGCCACGAACTGCTGCTGCTGCTTGATGCGGTCGAGGTCGCTCTCGTTGCCGAGGCCGTGCCGGTTGCGGACGAAGGCGAGGGCGTCCTCGCCCGCGACCTTCTGCTTGCCGGCCGGGAGATCCAGCTTGGACTCCTTGTCCTTGATGGGCTTGACCAGGCAGACCTCCACACCGCCGACGGCGGTCGAGAGCGTCTTCACCGCGTTGAAGTCGGCCATCATGAAGTGGTCGACCGGCACGCCGGTGATCTGCTTGACCGTGCGCATCGTGCAGCCCGGGTCGCGGCCCCCGACGCCGAAGCTCTCGTTGAAGCGGACGCCCTGGGAGCCCTTGATTATCTTGGTCGAGCCGTCGGGCTGCTTCGTGGGGCAGTCCGGGATGTCCGTGATCAGGTCGCGCGGGATGCTCAGCGCGGTCGCGTTGGTGCGGTCCTCGGAAACGTGGAAGAGGAACGTGGTGTCGGCGTGGCCGGTGCTGCCCTTGTCGCCGTACCCCTCGTTTCCCGCGCCGGTGCGCTTGTCGGTGCCGAGGAGAAGGATGTTGACGGGACCGTCCTTGGCGATGCCCTTGGAGCCGGCGTCACCGACGTCCACCGTGTTGAGGTTCCCGTTGAGCCGTTCGTACAGGTAGAAGGCGAAGGCCGAGCCGGCGACGAGGACGCAGGCCATCACGCCGCCCGTCCACAGCATCGCCTTCTTCTTCCGGCTCTTCTTCGGCCTGCGCTTCCGGCGCCCCGCGGCGGTCTGCTGGGCGCCGCGCCCTCCGTCCCCGCCCGGCGGGTTTCCGCCACGCGCCGAGCGCCGCGTGCGCTGCCCCGGAACCTCGGCTGTCGTGGGAGCGGCACCGGAAGGGCCGCGGCGGCCGGCAGTTCTGGAGGCGGCGCCGGCGGAGCGGGAGGGGGGCGGCTTCGGAGCGGAACGGTCCAGTCGCAGCTCGTAATTGCCCGTCTGCGGGTTCAGTACCCACTGGTCGGCGGGGTCGATCTCGTCCGCCTGCCCACGGCTCTGCGCATCCACGGTTGTTTGAGTCCTCCGTCGGTGCCACGCGCGGCGTCCCTCCCCCCGGGAGACGCTCGATTCGTCGGTCCGGTTGTGTGTGACCGCGGCCTGGCCGGCCGGATGTACCGGATCGCGTCACACTATCCGCCCAGTTCAGCGGTGGGCGACGTCCGTGACAAATTCCACGCCCCTTACAACCGGGCAATCCGCCCAATCTTCATGGACTGCCGGTGACTCTTTGGGCAGGGCTTTACTCGCACCCGGCCGATGTCGCGTTGGTGCCGGAGAACGTGGGTGTCGCCGACGGGTTCTGCGACCCCGTCCCACTGTCACGTTCCGTGTCCCCCGCGGTGCTCGCCGTCGTCTCCTTGGGCACCACACGCACCGGGGCGTCCTTGCGCAGCCGCTCGAAGAGCCGGCTCGCCGCCGGCTGCGCGAGGACATCGCGGTTGGGGTCGTGCGGGTAGGACCGGCGAGGCACGGTGAGGAACTGCACGCGCTCCGTCGGTACGCCGCGCAGGGAGCGGGCCAGATCGAACAGGTCCTTCAGGGAGTCCAGGCCCGGATCGGTGGTGAGCGACCTGGTCGCCGCGTCGAGCACGGGGTAGAGGCGGGCCGGGTTCAGCAGGACCCCGTTGCTCTGGACCTTGTTGAAGAGCGCGCCGAGGAACTGCTGCTGCCGGTCCATGCGTTCGGTGTCGCTGCCGTCCCCGAGGGACTTGCGGGCGCGGAC is a window encoding:
- a CDS encoding LCP family protein — translated: MQGEDTRERVRHAGEPGRSGGSGAGERGGSAGPDDGGEGSSPAAAADGSGGGRVRPRGNPRGPGRRGRRRTLRWVASVLSLLILGTAGAGYLYYEHLNANIKTDHLNLGKNGMADHKANAAGQTPLNILLIGSDARDSEANKALGGARDTFDGPPLADVQMLVHLSADRSNMSVISMPRDTVLKIPECTDRDGKVFEATGWTLTNESLQRGGPGCTVATWYKLTGITIDHFMQVDFAGVVAMADAIGGVPVCVTDNVHSRNSAGQGSGLKLKAGTTSVKGEQALQWLRTRYGFKDGTDLARTEAQHMYMNSMVRELRKSTKLTDPAKLRNLAEAATSALTVDAGLDTVAKLYDLAEEFQQVPTERITMTTMPNFYTQRSYFAGKVEPLQPDAEQVFRMVREDIPLDGKGSKRKAPAATKDPAAAPGEIGVSVQNGTYTDELGSARGRATEIAGVLTGKGFTRTTADKQTNPQERTVVFYPSVELAGDAQAVAKAVGLPVSAVKRSTDVSGVTLVVGADWREGAAYPKSAAEDDGKAPSSAKPLSAGDTKACMPVQPGFTW
- a CDS encoding LCP family protein: MDAQSRGQADEIDPADQWVLNPQTGNYELRLDRSAPKPPPSRSAGAASRTAGRRGPSGAAPTTAEVPGQRTRRSARGGNPPGGDGGRGAQQTAAGRRKRRPKKSRKKKAMLWTGGVMACVLVAGSAFAFYLYERLNGNLNTVDVGDAGSKGIAKDGPVNILLLGTDKRTGAGNEGYGDKGSTGHADTTFLFHVSEDRTNATALSIPRDLITDIPDCPTKQPDGSTKIIKGSQGVRFNESFGVGGRDPGCTMRTVKQITGVPVDHFMMADFNAVKTLSTAVGGVEVCLVKPIKDKESKLDLPAGKQKVAGEDALAFVRNRHGLGNESDLDRIKQQQQFVASMIRQMKEDTLGNPKKMFAVAEAATQALTVDSAIGDIPKLTAMAQELGKIDVKHISFATVPVVDNTDGATVLLDEVKAPQVFSMLQNDISFTEVKRKESAAKSKQAALLKGPRADASQVRVDVYNGSDTPGAAQRTLNWLQVEKGVLKSTNKSNAPEKTAKTTLEYAPNQADQARKLADLMGLPATALKPGTEDAEGTEAMVLTLGADFKGAGVPITAPAKPPVDKVEADKQVCAQ